The sequence TGCCGCCGGCGCGGCGTGGCCTCGCCATGGTGTTCCAGAGCTACGCGCTCTACCCGCATATGAGCGTGGCCAAGAACATCGCCTTCCCGCTGCGCATGGCCGGGGCCTCGGCCGAGGAGCAGGCGCGCAAGGTCGAGGCGGCGGCGAAGGTGCTGAACCTCACGCCTTATCTCGACCGCAAGCCGAGCCAGCTTTCCGGCGGCCAGCGCCAGCGCGTCGCCATCGGCCGCGCCATTGTCCGCGAGCCGGCGGCGTTCCTGTTCGACGAGCCGCTGTCCAATCTCGACGCGGCGCTGCGCGTTTCCATGCGGCAGGAAATCTCCGAACTGCACCAGACGCTGAAGACGACGATGATCTACGTCACCCACGACCAGGTGGAGGCCATGACCATGGCCGACCGCATCGTGGTGCTGAATGCCGGCCGCATCGAGCAGGTCGGCAGCCCGCTGGAGCTTTACCGCTCCCCCGCCAACCTGTTCGTCGCCGGCTTCATCGGCAGCCCGAAGATGAACCTGATCGAGGGCGCGGAGGCACAGAAGCATGGCGCACACACGCTCGGCATCCGCCCGGAACATATCGACCTCGCCGAAGAAGGGCCGTGGAAGGGCATGGTGGGGCTGTGCGAGCATCTCGGCTCCGACACCTTCCTCAAGGTTGAGGTCGAGGGCGTCGGTCAGATCAATGTCCGCGTCGGCGGCGATGTGCCACTGCGCCATGGCGCGCAAGTGAGCCTCGCCCCGCAGGCGGACAAGCTCCACCGCTTCGATGCCGCCGGCAAGGCGCTCGCGGCCCCTGCGCCGGCCGGCTGAGCGTCCGCCGCCTTCGCCCCCTCGATCACGGCCGGTCGCCGGCCGCGCCTTCAACGTCGCCCGCTTCAGCGGTGCGACAAGCGGAAGACCTGAGAGATGACGACCCCCGCCCATCCGCCTGCCGCCGCCGCGCTGCCCGCCTATGACCGTGCCCGCCTGACGCCGGGCATCGTTCATATCGGCCTCGGCAATTTCCACCGCGCCCATCAGGCCGTCTATCTCGACGACCTGTTCGCGCGTGGCGAGGGCCATGACTGGGCGATCATCGGCGCCGGCGTGCGCCCGGCCGATGCGGCGATGCGCGACGCGCTAAAGGCGCAGGACTGCCTCTCCACCGTCATTGAACTCGATCCGACCGGCCGGCGCGCCCGGCGCATCGGCGCGATGATCGACTTTCTGCCCGTCGAGCGCGGCAATGGCGCGCTCATCGCCGCTATGGCGAAGCCGGAAATCCGCATCGTCAGCCTCACCGTGACCGAGGGCGGCTATTTCATGGATTCGGCCGGAAGGCTTGATACGGGCGCGCCGGATATCCAGGCCGATGCCGCCCATCCCGAGGCGCCGGACACCGCGTTCGGCGCCATCCTCGCCGCGTTGAAGCGCCGTCGCGCCGCCGGCGTGCCGCCCTTCACCGTGATGTCCTGCGACAACCTTCCCGGCAATGGCCATGTGACGCGGCAGGTGGTGGTGGGGTTGGCGCGGCTCGCCGATCCCGCTTTCGCCGACTGGGTGGAGGCGCATGTCGCTTTCCCGAACGGGATGGTCGACCGCATCACCCCTGCCACCGGCGAGCGCGAGCGTGCCATGGCGGCGGCGTTCGGGCTCGACGATCCGGTGCCGGTGACGTGCGAACCGTTCCGCCAATGGGTGCTGGAGGATCATTTCCCCGCCGGGCGTCCGGCGCTGGAGAAGGTCGGCGTCGTCTTCACCGAGCATGTCCACGCCTATGAGGCGATGAAGATCCGCATCCTCAATGGCGGCCACGCCATCATCGCCTATCCCGGCGGGCTGATGGATGTCGATCTCGTGCATGAGGCGATGGAGCAACCCCTCATCTCCGCCTTTCTCGACAAGGTGGAGCGCGAGGAGATCATCCCCATCGTTCCCCCGGTGCCGGACACCGACCTCGCCGCCTATTACGCCGTCATCCGCGAGCGCTTCGCCAACCCGGAGGTGGCGGACACGGTGCGCCGGCTCTGCCTCGACGGTTCCAACCGCCAGCCGAAATTCATCGTGCCCTCGATCCGCGACAACCGTGCCGCCGGGCGGCTGCCCCTGGGGCTGATCCTCGAATCCGCCCTGTGGTGCCGCTACTGCGCCGGGACGAGCGACAGCGGGGCGGTGATCGCGCCGAACGACCCGAACTGGTCGGAACTGACGATCCGCGCGCAGCAGGCGAAGGCGGATCCGGGCGTCTGGCTCGCCATGAGCGAGGTCTATGGCGATCTCGCAAGTGATCCTGAGGTCGTTGTGGCTTTCGCCCAGGCGCTGCGCGCGCTATGGGCGAAGGGCGCCCGCGCGGTCCTTGCCGACTATCTCGCGGGTTAGTTCCAACGCTGTCCGAGGTCGTCCATGTCCATGCCCGCCCCGCCCGCCGCGCCGGTTCTGCTCTGTGCCGGCGAGGCGCTCATCGACATGGTGCCGCGTGCGACCCCGGAGGGGCAGGCTTTCCTGCCGCTGCCCGGCGGAGCGGTGTTCAACACCGCGATCGCCGCGGCCCGGCTCGGCGTGGCGACGGCCTTCTGGTACGGCCTGTCGAGCGACATGTTCGGCGCGCAACTGCGCGCGGCGCTCGATGCGGCGGGGGCCGATGCCAGCCTTTGCCCGCCGCTCGACCGGCCCTCGACGCTCGCCTTCGTGACCTTGGTCGAGGGGCAGGCGCGCTATCTCTTTCTCGATGAGAACACCGCCGGGCGCCTGCTCACTCCGGCCGACCTTCCCGATCTGCCGGACGAGGTCGGCGTGCTGTTCTTCGGCGGCATCAGCCTGGTGAATGAGCCGGTGGGCTCGGCCATGGAGGCGCTGGCGGCGCGCACGGCGGCGGACGGCACGGGGCGGCTGATCATGCTCGATCCCAATATCCGCCCCGGCTTCATCCGCGATGAGGTGGCCTGTCGTGCCCGCCTTTTCCGCCTGATTGCGCTCAGCCATGTGGTGAAGCTCTCCGACGAAGACCTGTTCTGGCTTACCGGACCGGGCGAGATCGCCACCCAGGCCGAGCGCATCCGCGCCATGGGGCCGCGCCTCGTGCTCGTCACGCTCGGTGCCAAGGGCGCGCGCGGTTTCGGCGAGGGCGCCGAGGTCGCGGTGCCGGGCGAGGCGGTGACCGTGGCCGACACAGTCGGGGCCGGTGACACGTTCAATGCCGGCTTCCTCTGCGCGCTGATCGAGCGGGGGCTGGCGCGGCCGGACGCGCTGGCGGGCCTCGGCGCACCGGAGCTTGAGGCCGCGCTCGGCTTCGCCGTCCGGGCGGCTGCGGTGTCGGTGACGCGCGTCGGCGCCAATCCACCCTGGCGCCACGAAATGGCGACGGGCTGACGGGCGCGCTCTCCGGAACCCCCAGCCCTGGCCGGCGTTGGCCCGGACAGGCAAATGGGAGGAGAGTTCCATGACCCCCAGCCAGATAAGCTTCGCCATCGCCGACCCCACGACGCCCGGTACACCCGGCGTGCCGCCCATGCCGGACATGCCGCCGACGCCCGATCCGGCCCCGATCCGTGACCCGGTGCAGCCGCCGGTGCACGATCCTGACGTTCCCGGCATTCGCGATCCCATTCCCCCGGATGTGAGCGATCCATGGCCGGCGCCGCCTCCGCCGCGCCGCGCAGCGGCGACGCTGGCCGCAAGCCCACCCCGCGAGCCGCCTTTGGACCGGCCTCAGCCCGGCATCGACGAACCGACGCTTCCGCCCGACCAGGATCCCGACATCACGCCGGAGATTGAAGAGCCGCTCGACGAGCCGA is a genomic window of Ancylobacter sp. IITR112 containing:
- a CDS encoding carbohydrate kinase, translated to MSMPAPPAAPVLLCAGEALIDMVPRATPEGQAFLPLPGGAVFNTAIAAARLGVATAFWYGLSSDMFGAQLRAALDAAGADASLCPPLDRPSTLAFVTLVEGQARYLFLDENTAGRLLTPADLPDLPDEVGVLFFGGISLVNEPVGSAMEALAARTAADGTGRLIMLDPNIRPGFIRDEVACRARLFRLIALSHVVKLSDEDLFWLTGPGEIATQAERIRAMGPRLVLVTLGAKGARGFGEGAEVAVPGEAVTVADTVGAGDTFNAGFLCALIERGLARPDALAGLGAPELEAALGFAVRAAAVSVTRVGANPPWRHEMATG
- a CDS encoding mannitol dehydrogenase family protein, yielding MTTPAHPPAAAALPAYDRARLTPGIVHIGLGNFHRAHQAVYLDDLFARGEGHDWAIIGAGVRPADAAMRDALKAQDCLSTVIELDPTGRRARRIGAMIDFLPVERGNGALIAAMAKPEIRIVSLTVTEGGYFMDSAGRLDTGAPDIQADAAHPEAPDTAFGAILAALKRRRAAGVPPFTVMSCDNLPGNGHVTRQVVVGLARLADPAFADWVEAHVAFPNGMVDRITPATGERERAMAAAFGLDDPVPVTCEPFRQWVLEDHFPAGRPALEKVGVVFTEHVHAYEAMKIRILNGGHAIIAYPGGLMDVDLVHEAMEQPLISAFLDKVEREEIIPIVPPVPDTDLAAYYAVIRERFANPEVADTVRRLCLDGSNRQPKFIVPSIRDNRAAGRLPLGLILESALWCRYCAGTSDSGAVIAPNDPNWSELTIRAQQAKADPGVWLAMSEVYGDLASDPEVVVAFAQALRALWAKGARAVLADYLAG
- a CDS encoding ABC transporter ATP-binding protein, producing the protein MGEIVLSEVRKSFGGVSIIQGIDLVIPDGEFVVFVGPSGCGKSTLLRLIAGLEDTSSGTISIDGKDATKLPPARRGLAMVFQSYALYPHMSVAKNIAFPLRMAGASAEEQARKVEAAAKVLNLTPYLDRKPSQLSGGQRQRVAIGRAIVREPAAFLFDEPLSNLDAALRVSMRQEISELHQTLKTTMIYVTHDQVEAMTMADRIVVLNAGRIEQVGSPLELYRSPANLFVAGFIGSPKMNLIEGAEAQKHGAHTLGIRPEHIDLAEEGPWKGMVGLCEHLGSDTFLKVEVEGVGQINVRVGGDVPLRHGAQVSLAPQADKLHRFDAAGKALAAPAPAG